Part of the candidate division TA06 bacterium genome is shown below.
TCGAAGACCTACGACCCGTTGGTTTATTCCCCGGCCCAGATAGATCACCTCATTCAAAAGCGGGGGCTGAAGAAATTGGAATACTACGACGGCGTCACCCACCTGGGGATGTTCTGTCTGCCGAAATTCCTGCGCCAGGACTTTGAAAAGCAGCAGCGGGTGATCACCGACAAAAAACTGATGACTGCCAAGTTCGTCTGAGGGACATTTCCCCACGAAAAACACGAAAAGGTGCGAAAATGCTTTTGCCACAAAATGCACATAAAACTCAAAACTGAGAACCCGGAACTTCAAACGTTAAACGCTAAACTTGGAATGAAGCACCGCACATCGCCCAACAGATCCCCCCAGAGCCGGGCCCCGTTGTTTGAGGCCCTGGTCGCCTATGTCCAACAGCCCAAGGTGGCCTTTCACACTCCGGGTCATAAACAGGGGAAGGGCATAGATCCGGCCTGGCGCCAGTTAGCCGGCGAGAACATCTTCAAAATGGACCTGACCGTGCTGCCGGAAACCGACTGCCTGTTCCATCCCACCGGGGTGCTTAAAACAGCCCAGGCCCTGGCCGCCAAGGCTTATCGGGCCGACCACAGCTATTTTTTGGTCAACGGCTCCACCGGCGGCAACCTGGCCATGCTGATGGGAGTGCTGTTCCCGGGCGACAAGGTCATCGTCCCCCGGCACACCCACAAATCGGTGATCGCCGGGCTGATCATGTCCGGGGCCCTGCCGGTCTACATTCATCCCGAGATCAACCGGGAATGGGGGCTGATCCTGAACGTCTCGCCGGAATCGGTGGAGAAGGCAATGGACAAGAACCCCGGGGCCCGGGCGGTGTTCGTCTCCTCGCCCACCTACCACGGCATCTGCTGCGACCTGGAGAGGATAGTCAAGGCCGCCCACCTGCGCGACCGGGTGGTGATGGTGGACCAGGCCCACGGCCCGCATTTCCTGTTCCATCCCAGCCTGCCCACTTCGGCCATGGAGGCCGGGGCCGACATCTGCGTGGAGAGCACTCACAAGATCATCTCCGGCCTGACCCAGGCTTCCATGCTGCACGTCAAGGGGCCCAACATAGACATCCGGGACCTGGAAGAAGTGTTATTGTTGACCCAGAGCACCAGCCCGTCCTATCTTTTAATGGCCTCGCTGGACTTGGCCCGGCGGCAAATGGCCCTGCACGGCCACCAATTGCTGGACAGGTCTTTGAACATTGCTGTCAGATTAAAGAACTCCATCAACGCCGTCAAAGGCCTATGCTGCCTGAATACTGAGGATATTAAGCCGTTCAAGCTGGATCCCTCCAAGCTGATCGTGTTTGTGGACAAGCTGGGGCTGACCGGCTACCAGGCCAGCAAGGTACTGAATGAGAAGTACGGCATCCAGGCCGAGATGGCCGACTGGGACTACGTGGCCTTCATCTTCACCTTGGCCGACGGACAGGCCGAGGCCGACCAGCTGCTGGCGGCCCTCAAAGCCCTGGCCGGCTTCTGTCAGCCCAACGCCCGGCTGAAGAAGTTAGACATCCAGTTCCCGTCCAATTATCCCGCCATGTCGCTGACCCCGCGCGAAGCCTTCTTTGCCGGGTACCGGACCATCGCCTTAAGGAAGTCGGTGGGCGAGATATCAACGGAGTTCTTTACCGTTTATCCTCCGGGCATTCCGGTGATAGTGCCGGGCGAGCGGATCACCAAGGAGGCGGTGGAGTATCTTACAGCCATGAAAAAGATCGGGGCTATTTTGGTGGGGCCGAAGGCCGGACAGCCGGGGAAGATCAGAGTGGTGGCTTGAGTCAATGAATCCAACTACGCCAAGGCTTCGTCGGACAGGCAATGAACTTTAAACACTAAACAGTCAACAGTAAACAGTAAACAAGGCTCAGGCCGGGGGCTTGACAAATCGCAATTTTAGAGTGATAATTACTACCTAAAATCCCGTAAAATTATAACTATGTTCGATGCCCCGGACAGCAAAATCTGACGCCTGCTCGAAAATGATCAGTAATATCGGGCTTTGCGGGCTGCAACCAGAATGAAATATTTAAAAAAAGTACTTGACTTTCG
Proteins encoded:
- a CDS encoding aminotransferase class I/II-fold pyridoxal phosphate-dependent enzyme, whose amino-acid sequence is MKHRTSPNRSPQSRAPLFEALVAYVQQPKVAFHTPGHKQGKGIDPAWRQLAGENIFKMDLTVLPETDCLFHPTGVLKTAQALAAKAYRADHSYFLVNGSTGGNLAMLMGVLFPGDKVIVPRHTHKSVIAGLIMSGALPVYIHPEINREWGLILNVSPESVEKAMDKNPGARAVFVSSPTYHGICCDLERIVKAAHLRDRVVMVDQAHGPHFLFHPSLPTSAMEAGADICVESTHKIISGLTQASMLHVKGPNIDIRDLEEVLLLTQSTSPSYLLMASLDLARRQMALHGHQLLDRSLNIAVRLKNSINAVKGLCCLNTEDIKPFKLDPSKLIVFVDKLGLTGYQASKVLNEKYGIQAEMADWDYVAFIFTLADGQAEADQLLAALKALAGFCQPNARLKKLDIQFPSNYPAMSLTPREAFFAGYRTIALRKSVGEISTEFFTVYPPGIPVIVPGERITKEAVEYLTAMKKIGAILVGPKAGQPGKIRVVA